One part of the Chryseobacterium mulctrae genome encodes these proteins:
- a CDS encoding carboxypeptidase-like regulatory domain-containing protein, producing MKKTILLFLMICPFYVLLSQSINGTVVNDIGKPIADVNIYLDGTKTGTVSTADGTFSLSISKNNNLVFKKDNYETFIVNTSEILNKKLKVVLIKAEEIEEVIIIPFTEKAYKDYINYFLTSFIGTDQTNVKIKNQRSLKFSYDKTNRILRVKAPQTLIIENKNLGYIIDYNLQDFVVDFENNTTSYLGTSFFKETKNTDKVKLNRMNAYDGSTFHFLRSMYGGKVKDEGFIVNQVTKFPNPKYPTEEELRYLKDFKKTFKPTKNIVIPEDIQDIISRKTGEPEYKVAVTKFNIPETDYIKKSDGKVLLDFKDILEIKHNKYFYELKSKEIVRSKLPVQQSSNIHSNDGIFEIYSNGNCSNPANLMLQGEFTKNKIEFLLPLDYQLGD from the coding sequence ATGAAAAAAACAATATTACTCTTCTTAATGATTTGTCCTTTTTATGTGCTTCTGTCACAATCCATAAATGGCACAGTCGTTAATGATATCGGCAAACCGATTGCCGATGTTAACATTTATCTTGACGGAACAAAGACCGGAACTGTTTCTACAGCAGACGGAACCTTCTCATTAAGTATTTCAAAAAACAATAATTTAGTTTTTAAAAAAGATAACTATGAGACATTTATCGTAAATACTTCGGAGATTTTAAATAAAAAGTTAAAAGTTGTTTTGATCAAGGCCGAGGAAATTGAAGAGGTTATCATTATTCCCTTTACAGAAAAGGCTTATAAAGATTACATCAATTATTTTCTTACTTCTTTCATAGGTACAGATCAGACTAATGTAAAGATTAAAAATCAACGTTCCCTGAAATTTTCGTATGATAAAACGAATAGAATTTTAAGAGTAAAAGCGCCACAAACCTTAATCATAGAAAATAAAAACTTAGGTTATATAATTGACTATAACCTTCAGGATTTTGTTGTTGATTTTGAAAATAACACTACAAGTTATTTGGGTACGAGCTTTTTCAAAGAAACTAAAAATACAGATAAAGTGAAGCTCAACAGAATGAATGCTTATGACGGAAGCACTTTTCATTTTCTAAGAAGCATGTATGGTGGAAAAGTTAAAGATGAAGGCTTCATCGTAAATCAGGTAACCAAATTTCCTAATCCAAAATACCCTACTGAGGAAGAATTACGGTATTTAAAAGATTTTAAAAAAACTTTTAAACCTACGAAAAACATTGTTATTCCGGAAGATATTCAGGATATTATAAGCCGTAAAACTGGCGAACCAGAATACAAAGTCGCAGTTACAAAATTTAATATTCCCGAAACCGATTACATCAAAAAATCTGATGGTAAAGTATTACTTGATTTTAAAGATATTCTTGAAATAAAGCACAACAAATACTTTTATGAGCTTAAAAGCAAGGAAATTGTGAGAAGTAAACTTCCTGTACAACAATCATCAAACATTCATTCTAATGACGGAAT
- the ygiD gene encoding 4,5-DOPA-extradiol-dioxygenase, producing the protein MNLNDLQNISSQFKNSQKMPILFLGHGSPMNAIEENQFVQGFRNVAKEIPKPNAILCISAHWFTRGTKVTAMDMPKTIHDFGGFPQALFDVQYPAPGNPELAHEVAEILNPIVEEDHNWGLDHGAWSVIKHMYPNADIPVIQLSIDYTKPPQYHFDLAKKLEKLREKGILIIGSGNIVHNLRLIDWRNIDTVGAGWDWAIEAREKTNNWLLDGNFQNLIDYQKQGTSLQYAIPTPDHYLPLIYSLGLKNKSEDLVLFNDDLIGGSLSMTSVKIG; encoded by the coding sequence ATGAATCTCAACGATTTACAGAATATAAGCAGCCAGTTTAAAAATTCGCAGAAAATGCCGATTCTTTTTCTTGGTCATGGCTCTCCGATGAATGCCATTGAAGAAAATCAGTTTGTTCAGGGTTTTAGAAATGTGGCAAAAGAGATCCCAAAACCTAATGCGATTTTGTGTATTTCTGCACACTGGTTTACTCGCGGAACAAAAGTTACTGCAATGGATATGCCCAAAACGATTCACGATTTTGGTGGTTTTCCGCAAGCTTTGTTTGATGTGCAATATCCAGCTCCCGGAAATCCTGAATTGGCACATGAAGTTGCTGAAATTTTAAATCCAATCGTTGAAGAAGATCACAATTGGGGACTTGATCATGGAGCTTGGTCGGTTATTAAACACATGTATCCAAACGCTGATATTCCCGTGATTCAGTTGAGTATTGATTATACAAAACCGCCTCAATATCATTTTGATTTGGCTAAAAAATTAGAGAAATTAAGAGAAAAAGGTATTTTAATTATTGGCAGCGGAAATATTGTTCATAATCTAAGATTAATTGACTGGCGAAACATTGATACTGTTGGAGCGGGTTGGGACTGGGCAATCGAGGCTCGTGAAAAAACCAATAACTGGCTTCTTGACGGAAATTTTCAGAACCTGATTGATTATCAAAAACAGGGAACTTCTTTGCAATATGCTATTCCGACACCTGATCATTATTTGCCATTGATTTATTCTTTAGGTTTAAAAAATAAGTCTGAAGATCTGGTTTTATTTAATGATGATTTAATCGGCGGTTCACTGAGTATGACGAGTGTAAAAATCGGTTAA